Proteins encoded in a region of the Dorea longicatena genome:
- the dnaB gene encoding replicative DNA helicase: MEEALIKRVMPHSIEAEQSVVGAMLMDKDAITTAGEIISGDDFYQASYGVIFDSMIELFNEGKPVDLITLQERLKEKDVPAEIASLEFVRDLVTAVPTSANVKYYAQIVADKSLMRKMIKLNESIENMCYAGKEPVESIMEQTEKSMFQLLQRRTTGDYVPIKQVVLNALDKIEKASKSKGTVTGIPTGFIDLDYKLSGFQPSDFILIAARPSMGKTAFVLNIAQYMAFKKNKAVAIFSLEMSKEQLVNRLFSLESQVDAQSLRTGNMKDSDWEKLIEGAGIIGQSKLIIDDTPGISISELRSKCRKYKLEHGLDIIIIDYLQLMTGSVGRSSESRQQEVSDISRQLKGLARELNVPVVSLSQLSRAVESRPDKRPMLSDLRESGAIEQDADVVMFIYRDEYYNKDSEFKKQAEIIIAKQRNGPVGTVNLAWLGEYTKFANLSRQEDSF; encoded by the coding sequence GTGGAAGAAGCACTCATCAAACGAGTCATGCCACACAGCATCGAAGCAGAACAGTCTGTGGTCGGCGCCATGCTTATGGATAAAGATGCCATCACCACTGCAGGAGAAATCATCAGTGGTGATGATTTTTATCAGGCGTCATACGGAGTGATCTTTGATTCGATGATCGAACTGTTCAATGAAGGAAAACCGGTCGATCTGATCACCTTGCAGGAAAGACTGAAGGAAAAGGACGTACCGGCGGAGATTGCCAGTCTGGAATTTGTCAGAGACCTGGTGACAGCAGTGCCGACTTCTGCGAACGTGAAATATTACGCACAGATCGTGGCAGATAAGTCGTTAATGCGTAAGATGATTAAACTGAACGAATCAATTGAAAATATGTGCTATGCGGGAAAAGAGCCGGTAGAGTCGATTATGGAACAGACAGAGAAATCCATGTTTCAGTTATTACAGAGACGTACGACCGGTGATTACGTACCGATCAAACAGGTTGTTTTAAATGCATTAGATAAGATTGAGAAGGCGTCTAAGAGTAAAGGAACCGTTACGGGAATACCGACGGGATTCATTGATCTGGATTATAAACTTTCCGGATTTCAGCCGTCAGATTTTATTCTGATCGCAGCCCGTCCATCTATGGGAAAAACGGCGTTTGTATTAAACATTGCGCAGTATATGGCATTTAAGAAGAATAAAGCAGTAGCAATCTTCAGTCTGGAGATGTCAAAAGAACAGCTGGTGAATCGACTGTTTTCTCTGGAGTCCCAGGTAGATGCCCAGTCCCTGAGAACTGGTAATATGAAAGATTCCGACTGGGAGAAACTGATAGAAGGAGCTGGGATTATCGGTCAGTCGAAGCTGATCATTGATGATACTCCGGGTATCTCTATCTCAGAACTCAGATCGAAATGCAGAAAGTACAAACTGGAACACGGACTTGATATTATCATCATTGACTACCTGCAGTTGATGACCGGAAGTGTGGGAAGAAGTTCGGAGTCCAGACAGCAGGAAGTTTCAGACATTTCCCGACAGTTAAAGGGACTTGCCAGAGAGCTGAATGTGCCGGTAGTATCCCTGTCACAGTTAAGCCGTGCGGTAGAAAGCCGTCCGGATAAAAGACCGATGCTTTCGGACCTTCGTGAATCCGGAGCCATCGAGCAGGATGCGGACGTGGTAATGTTCATTTATCGAGACGAATACTACAATAAAGATTCAGAGTTCAAAAAACAGGCAGAAATAATTATCGCAAAACAAAGAAACGGCCCGGTAGGGACCGTTAATCTGGCTTGGCTTGGCGAATATACAAAGTTTGCCAACTTAAGCAGACAGGAAGATTCTTTTTAA
- a CDS encoding response regulator transcription factor: protein MNKQKILIVDDDENIAELVSLYLTKECFDTMMVHDGERALVAFDTYKPNLILLDLMLPGIDGYQVCREIRTRSNTPIIMLSAKGEVFDKVLGLELGADDYIMKPFDAKELVARVKAVLRRYQVGSKPETPQADKGKCVEYPGIEINLTNYSVIVDGHTVEMPPKELELLYFLASSPNQVFTREQLLDQIWGYEYIGDTRTVDVHIKRLREKIKDHNGWSLSTVWGIGYKFEVK from the coding sequence ATGAACAAACAGAAAATACTGATCGTCGATGACGATGAAAATATCGCTGAACTGGTCTCATTATATCTGACAAAAGAATGCTTTGACACTATGATGGTCCACGATGGCGAACGGGCACTGGTTGCCTTTGACACTTACAAACCGAACCTGATTCTTTTAGATCTCATGCTGCCTGGTATCGACGGATATCAGGTCTGTCGTGAGATCCGTACGAGATCTAACACTCCGATCATCATGCTGTCCGCCAAGGGTGAAGTATTCGACAAGGTACTTGGCCTGGAGCTCGGTGCAGATGATTACATTATGAAACCATTTGATGCCAAAGAACTGGTTGCACGTGTAAAAGCAGTCTTACGCCGCTATCAGGTCGGCTCCAAACCGGAGACTCCTCAGGCAGATAAGGGAAAATGTGTCGAATACCCGGGAATTGAGATCAACCTTACCAATTACTCCGTCATTGTTGACGGCCATACGGTCGAGATGCCGCCAAAGGAACTGGAACTTCTCTATTTCCTCGCATCCTCTCCGAACCAGGTATTCACAAGAGAGCAGTTACTGGATCAGATCTGGGGCTATGAATATATCGGCGATACCCGTACCGTCGATGTGCACATCAAACGTCTCCGCGAGAAGATCAAGGATCACAATGGCTGGAGTCTCAGCACTGTATGGGGAATCGGTTATAAATTTGAAGTAAAATAA
- a CDS encoding DUF362 domain-containing protein, with product MAHVIGDECVSCGSCEAECPVGAIAQGADHYEIDADACVDCGACAAQCPVGAISEG from the coding sequence ATGGCACACGTAATTGGTGATGAATGTGTAAGCTGCGGATCTTGCGAAGCTGAATGTCCAGTAGGAGCTATCGCTCAGGGAGCAGATCATTATGAGATCGATGCTGACGCTTGTGTAGATTGTGGCGCTTGTGCTGCTCAGTGTCCAGTAGGAGCAATTTCTGAAGGTTAA
- a CDS encoding S1C family serine protease produces the protein MDEQKPLENKQGEPGKKTEKSEYSFMQETIKDENSRGKKCRKDLLRMAGLGVVFGVCACISFSALKPWLDKKFPGDSQEVVIPKEKEEDNTEEKKADTSNNTEQTLDIDNYRELQKAMNDVATEAGKSVVEIIGVSGEQDWTDESYDNKNSVSGLIIADNGQELLVYGKTSILKDAKEIHIRFSDGNTEQASVKKKDESLGFAIYAVSGSSIEQSTWTQISNAKLGSSNSVQKGDAVAVLGKPFGYAGAVGFGTIANSRNELDADDGSYQLLCTDIGAAEDGTGVIVNLSGEVVGIIDQSISDNSSKRLVTGYGISGLKSEIELLSNGQAVPYVGIRGLDVTAEIEAQGIPNGVYVQTVEPDSPAMAAGIQSGDIITEAAGKKISSLAVYQSVMRDQKSGSKIRLKGQRQGSGGYVDISFDVTVGSKE, from the coding sequence ATGGATGAGCAGAAACCTCTGGAAAATAAGCAGGGAGAACCTGGGAAAAAAACAGAAAAATCAGAATATTCATTTATGCAGGAGACGATCAAAGACGAGAACAGCCGTGGAAAAAAGTGCCGTAAAGACCTGCTTCGTATGGCGGGGCTTGGAGTGGTATTCGGTGTGTGTGCCTGCATTAGTTTTTCTGCGCTCAAACCATGGCTTGATAAGAAGTTTCCCGGAGATTCACAAGAGGTAGTGATACCGAAAGAGAAAGAAGAAGATAATACAGAAGAAAAAAAAGCGGATACCAGTAACAATACGGAGCAGACGCTGGATATTGACAATTACAGAGAACTTCAGAAAGCAATGAACGACGTAGCCACAGAGGCCGGAAAATCCGTGGTAGAGATCATAGGTGTATCCGGAGAGCAGGACTGGACAGACGAGTCTTACGATAATAAAAACAGTGTGTCCGGACTGATCATCGCTGATAATGGGCAGGAGCTTCTGGTATACGGAAAGACTTCTATATTAAAAGATGCAAAAGAGATCCATATTAGATTCTCGGATGGCAATACAGAACAGGCATCTGTGAAGAAGAAAGATGAAAGTCTCGGATTTGCGATCTATGCTGTGTCGGGAAGCAGCATTGAACAGTCAACATGGACGCAGATCAGTAACGCCAAACTTGGCAGTTCCAATTCTGTACAGAAAGGGGACGCCGTGGCAGTGCTTGGAAAGCCATTTGGCTATGCTGGAGCGGTCGGATTTGGAACGATTGCGAACAGCAGAAATGAACTGGATGCAGATGACGGAAGTTATCAGCTCCTTTGCACTGATATTGGTGCGGCAGAAGACGGAACAGGCGTGATCGTTAATTTGTCGGGAGAAGTAGTCGGAATTATTGATCAGAGTATTTCTGATAATAGCAGTAAAAGGCTGGTAACCGGGTATGGAATTTCGGGCTTAAAATCAGAGATTGAATTGTTGTCTAACGGACAGGCGGTGCCGTATGTCGGTATTCGTGGACTGGATGTGACGGCAGAGATCGAAGCTCAGGGAATTCCAAATGGAGTATACGTCCAGACAGTAGAGCCGGATTCTCCGGCAATGGCAGCAGGAATCCAGAGCGGGGATATAATCACAGAGGCTGCAGGCAAGAAGATATCGTCGCTGGCGGTCTATCAGAGTGTGATGCGTGACCAGAAAAGCGGCAGCAAGATAAGACTCAAAGGACAGAGACAGGGATCCGGCGGTTATGTGGATATTTCATTTGACGTGACAGTCGGAAGCAAGGAGTAG
- the rplI gene encoding 50S ribosomal protein L9, whose product MKVILTEDVKSLGKKGEIVNVSDGYARNFILKKNKGVEANGKNLNDLKLKKANDDKIAQQQYEDAQELGKKIEAGKIEVAIKMGEGGKAFGSVSSKEIAEEVKKQMNLTIDKKKVQLKEAIRTLGTHNVPVKLHPKVTAELKVVVKEEA is encoded by the coding sequence ATGAAAGTAATTTTGACAGAAGACGTAAAGTCACTTGGTAAAAAAGGAGAGATCGTAAACGTCAGCGACGGATACGCAAGAAACTTTATCTTAAAGAAAAATAAAGGTGTAGAAGCCAACGGAAAGAACTTAAATGACCTGAAGTTAAAGAAAGCCAACGACGATAAGATTGCACAGCAGCAGTATGAAGATGCGCAGGAACTTGGCAAGAAGATCGAAGCAGGTAAGATCGAAGTTGCGATCAAGATGGGAGAAGGCGGCAAAGCATTCGGTTCCGTATCTTCAAAAGAGATCGCAGAAGAGGTTAAAAAGCAGATGAATCTTACGATCGACAAGAAGAAAGTACAGTTAAAAGAAGCAATCAGAACACTGGGAACCCATAATGTACCGGTTAAGCTGCATCCAAAGGTAACAGCAGAGCTGAAAGTTGTTGTAAAAGAAGAAGCATAG
- a CDS encoding substrate-binding domain-containing protein, translating to MKKKRIIAMLLGTALLVCGCQQTSKATDEEKKIESEKNTTKTEENAYQGKLDLITPAAYNNTDGLKLKKGDYISIIGKANGTQYWDEVKKGVAQAAEDINTNLGYTGKDKVKVAFNAPDTADNVDDQVNLLDEELDRYPVAVGISIVDLQACQVQFDLATDSEIPIVTFDSGSDYQGVAADVSTDNVAAGKEAAQRLAEEMGDSGEAVLFIQDSKSQAALQREKAVTEELKANHPNISVVNVYHMDELSNMQKTVSDEINAGTYRPKDSELPEGQLTGEDVVTADSITEDQVVDYILAKHPNITGCFAANGDSVKLAVDGLERNKMEKKVKVIGFDANDDEIQGLKDGKVNGLIVQNPFGMGYATVVAAARASLNMGNEAVVNTGYTWVTKKNLKTDEVQKILYSK from the coding sequence ATGAAGAAAAAAAGAATCATTGCCATGCTGCTGGGTACAGCACTGCTTGTATGTGGATGTCAGCAGACATCAAAAGCAACCGATGAAGAGAAAAAGATTGAGTCAGAAAAGAATACAACTAAGACAGAAGAAAACGCATATCAGGGGAAATTAGATCTGATCACTCCGGCGGCATATAATAATACGGACGGATTAAAGCTGAAAAAAGGCGATTATATTTCCATTATCGGAAAAGCGAACGGAACACAGTACTGGGATGAAGTGAAAAAAGGTGTAGCGCAGGCTGCGGAAGATATTAATACAAATCTTGGGTATACAGGAAAAGATAAGGTGAAAGTAGCATTTAATGCACCGGATACAGCAGATAATGTCGATGACCAGGTAAATCTTCTGGATGAAGAACTGGACAGATATCCGGTCGCAGTGGGCATTTCGATCGTAGACCTGCAGGCATGCCAGGTGCAATTCGATCTTGCAACAGACAGTGAGATTCCGATCGTAACTTTTGATTCCGGATCAGATTATCAGGGTGTGGCTGCAGATGTATCCACAGACAATGTAGCTGCAGGAAAGGAAGCGGCACAGAGACTTGCGGAAGAGATGGGCGACAGCGGAGAAGCGGTGCTGTTCATTCAGGATTCCAAATCACAGGCAGCTCTTCAGAGAGAAAAAGCTGTAACAGAAGAATTGAAAGCAAATCATCCGAATATTTCAGTGGTCAATGTATACCACATGGATGAACTGAGCAATATGCAGAAGACAGTATCCGATGAGATCAATGCAGGAACCTACCGACCAAAAGACAGTGAACTTCCGGAGGGACAGCTCACAGGAGAAGATGTTGTAACAGCAGACAGTATCACTGAAGATCAGGTAGTTGATTATATCCTTGCAAAACATCCAAATATTACAGGCTGCTTTGCTGCAAACGGGGATTCCGTAAAACTTGCAGTCGATGGTCTGGAAAGAAATAAAATGGAGAAAAAAGTGAAAGTCATCGGCTTCGACGCCAACGATGATGAGATTCAGGGTCTGAAAGACGGTAAAGTTAACGGACTGATCGTACAGAACCCATTTGGCATGGGATATGCAACCGTTGTGGCTGCAGCAAGGGCTTCTCTGAATATGGGAAATGAGGCTGTGGTTAATACGGGATATACATGGGTGACGAAAAAGAATCTGAAGACGGATGAGGTGCAGAAGATTCTGTATAGTAAGTAG
- a CDS encoding sensor histidine kinase, whose translation MKSTLYLKFIFIYIVFGFLSLFTAATLTENLVSTPIFNRVSNSMYREATMVANDYLPGYFSGGLTESDAQMILSGIETQLDAAVWFVSKDGKVILSAQSGNYPSAPDSIKDFDPAESGSDRSQTGDYHGYFDNDVITVTVPVTYGYSPKGYLMIHQYISVVDTMTDTLMRGVYITFIVIFLLSFIILLAFHFLVYRPLHKITEAATQYASGNLEYEIPVTTEDEMGYLSASLNYMSSQLRDMEDYQKKFVANVSHDFRSPLTSIKGYVEAMTDGTIPPELHEKYLKIILFETERLTDLTQDLLTLNEFDTNHLLLNREVFDIHEMIKHVAASFEGVCTQKKISIELVFATKHLNVNADKRKIQQVLYNLLDNAIKFSDPNSIVTIETTDRGEKVYTSVKDNGMGIPRSALGKIWERFYKSDLSRGKDKKGTGLGLAIVKEAIQAHGENITVVSTEGVGTEFSFSLPKVAG comes from the coding sequence ATGAAAAGTACATTATATTTAAAATTTATATTTATCTATATTGTGTTCGGATTCTTAAGCCTTTTTACAGCCGCAACACTGACAGAGAACCTGGTCAGTACGCCGATTTTTAACCGCGTAAGTAACAGTATGTACCGGGAAGCTACGATGGTTGCCAACGACTATCTTCCCGGTTATTTTTCCGGCGGATTAACAGAATCTGACGCACAGATGATCTTATCCGGAATAGAGACACAGCTTGACGCTGCAGTCTGGTTCGTTTCAAAAGATGGAAAAGTAATCCTTTCTGCACAGTCCGGGAACTACCCGTCCGCGCCTGATTCCATTAAAGATTTCGACCCGGCGGAATCCGGAAGCGATCGTTCACAGACTGGTGATTATCACGGATATTTTGACAATGATGTGATCACTGTCACTGTACCGGTAACTTACGGGTATTCTCCAAAAGGATATCTGATGATCCACCAGTATATCTCTGTTGTGGATACCATGACAGACACACTGATGCGTGGTGTATATATTACATTCATCGTAATCTTCCTGCTTTCGTTCATTATCCTGCTGGCGTTCCATTTCCTTGTGTACCGTCCGCTTCATAAGATTACCGAAGCAGCAACCCAATATGCTTCCGGTAACCTGGAATATGAGATTCCTGTCACAACTGAAGATGAGATGGGTTATCTGTCCGCATCACTGAACTACATGTCCTCTCAGCTTAGGGATATGGAAGATTATCAGAAGAAATTTGTGGCAAATGTGTCTCATGATTTTCGTTCTCCACTTACCTCCATCAAAGGTTATGTGGAAGCCATGACAGACGGAACCATCCCACCAGAATTACATGAAAAATACCTGAAGATCATCTTATTCGAAACAGAACGCCTGACAGATCTGACACAGGATCTTCTGACGTTAAATGAATTTGACACCAATCACCTGCTTCTCAACCGGGAAGTATTCGATATTCACGAGATGATCAAGCATGTAGCGGCATCTTTCGAAGGTGTCTGCACACAGAAGAAGATTTCCATCGAATTGGTCTTCGCAACAAAACACCTGAACGTCAACGCTGACAAACGAAAAATCCAGCAAGTCTTATACAACCTGCTGGACAATGCGATTAAATTCAGTGATCCGAATTCCATCGTCACGATTGAGACGACAGACCGCGGAGAAAAAGTATATACCTCTGTAAAAGATAACGGTATGGGTATTCCAAGATCAGCGCTTGGGAAAATCTGGGAACGCTTTTACAAGAGTGACCTCTCCCGTGGAAAAGATAAGAAAGGTACCGGACTTGGACTTGCGATCGTGAAAGAAGCAATTCAGGCACATGGGGAGAATATTACCGTGGTGAGTACGGAAGGAGTCGGAACCGAATTCTCCTTTTCACTTCCGAAGGTTGCTGGCTAA
- a CDS encoding 3'-5' exoribonuclease YhaM family protein, translating to MRYINTLHEGETIRNVYLCKGKRSAETRNGRPYDNLILQDKTGTLDGKVWDPNSGGIADYDEMDFIEVYGEIISYNNNLQLNIKQIRKAQEGEYIAADYMPTTEKSTDGMYEELLGYIKKVENQYLRQVLEYYFVKDETFIRNFKGHSAAKTVHHGFAGGLLEHTLSVVKFCDYMVGAYPILNKDLLFTAAICHDIGKTKELSSFPENDYTDEGQLLGHIVIGVEMIGDAARNIPDFPEKLANELKHCIVAHHGELEYGSPKKPALAEAMALNLADNADAKMQTLTELFKDKKGNDWLGYNRLFESNIRKTVI from the coding sequence ATGAGATATATCAACACCCTTCACGAAGGAGAAACAATCAGAAATGTATATTTGTGCAAAGGAAAGCGTTCTGCGGAGACCAGAAACGGAAGACCATATGATAATCTGATCCTTCAGGATAAGACCGGGACACTTGACGGGAAAGTATGGGATCCGAATTCCGGCGGAATCGCAGATTATGATGAGATGGATTTTATTGAAGTATATGGTGAAATCATCAGCTATAATAACAATCTGCAGCTTAACATTAAGCAGATCCGTAAAGCACAGGAGGGTGAATATATCGCCGCCGATTATATGCCGACAACGGAGAAGAGTACAGATGGCATGTATGAGGAACTGCTTGGATATATTAAGAAAGTAGAGAACCAGTATCTGAGACAGGTGCTGGAGTATTATTTTGTAAAAGACGAGACATTTATCCGTAATTTCAAGGGACATTCCGCTGCGAAGACGGTTCATCATGGATTCGCCGGAGGACTTCTGGAACATACATTAAGTGTTGTGAAGTTCTGTGACTATATGGTGGGAGCATATCCGATCCTGAATAAGGACCTGCTTTTCACAGCAGCGATCTGCCACGATATCGGAAAGACGAAGGAATTATCTTCCTTCCCGGAAAATGATTACACAGATGAAGGACAGCTTCTGGGACATATTGTAATCGGTGTGGAGATGATCGGAGATGCAGCCCGCAATATCCCGGACTTCCCGGAGAAACTTGCGAATGAATTAAAACACTGTATTGTTGCACATCACGGAGAACTGGAATACGGTTCACCGAAGAAACCAGCACTTGCCGAGGCGATGGCACTGAATCTTGCAGACAATGCAGATGCCAAGATGCAGACACTGACAGAGTTATTCAAAGATAAAAAAGGAAATGACTGGCTGGGATATAACCGCCTGTTTGAATCAAATATCAGAAAGACAGTTATCTAA
- a CDS encoding endonuclease MutS2, with amino-acid sequence MNKKTLTKLEYHKIIDILIEQATSFGGKERCKRLKPMTSITDIEAAQEQTAAAFTRIIKKGRPSFGSCNPVGESLKRLEVGAALGSGELLRICKLLENAGQIKAYGRHEAVDDAEDCLDAFFQQIEPLTLVSTEIRRCIIDEDEISDDASSTLKQIRRSMNQINDKVHSTLSSLVNGSLRTYLQDAIITMRGDRYCIPVKAEYRSQVSGLIHDQSATGSTLFIEPMSVVKLNNDLKELYGKEQEEIQVILARLSADVAEYIDSIRTDYKVMTELDFIFARGNLAINMNASKPIFNTEGRIHIREGRHPLLDKKKVVPITVTLGDTFDLLIVTGPNTGGKTVSLKTVGLFTLMGQAGLHIPALDRSELAIFENVYADIGDEQSIEQSLSTFSSHMTNIVSFLKHVDEHSLVLFDELNAGTDPTEGAALAIAILSYLHQRGIRTMATTHYSELKVFALSTPGVENACCEFDVETLSPTYRLLIGIPGKSNAFAIAGKLGLPDYIIEDAKTHLTEQDESFEDLLTDLETSKRTIRKEQEEIEHYKRELARLEEETRQKRDKLEEQRDRIIREANEKAHEILADAKETADETMRNFHKFGKANISVAEMEKERERLRKKMNATQNSMKTDTKKPKKAYKPSDFKLGESVKVLSMNLTGSVTSLPDSKGNVTVQMGILRSTVNISDLEIIDEAPAYSFAKRTRQTGKGKVKMGKSLAISPEINLLGKTVDEAIAELDKYLDDASLAHLSSVRIVHGKGTGALRAGIHKYLKRQKHVKSFRLGAFGEGDAGVTIAELK; translated from the coding sequence ATGAATAAAAAAACATTAACTAAATTAGAATATCATAAAATTATTGACATCTTAATAGAACAGGCAACTTCTTTTGGCGGCAAGGAACGCTGCAAGAGATTAAAACCGATGACATCCATCACGGATATCGAAGCCGCACAAGAACAGACTGCCGCCGCATTTACCCGTATCATTAAGAAGGGACGTCCTTCTTTCGGAAGCTGTAATCCGGTCGGGGAATCCTTAAAGCGTCTGGAAGTCGGTGCCGCGCTCGGAAGCGGAGAGCTTTTGCGTATCTGTAAACTTCTGGAAAATGCAGGGCAGATCAAAGCTTACGGCCGTCACGAGGCTGTGGACGATGCAGAAGACTGTCTGGATGCTTTCTTCCAGCAGATCGAGCCACTGACACTGGTAAGCACTGAGATCCGCCGATGCATTATTGACGAAGATGAGATCAGTGATGATGCCAGCAGTACATTAAAGCAGATCCGCCGTTCCATGAACCAGATCAATGATAAAGTACATTCTACATTATCTTCTCTGGTCAACGGTTCGCTCCGTACCTATCTGCAGGATGCGATCATCACCATGCGCGGGGACCGCTACTGTATCCCGGTCAAAGCCGAATACAGAAGCCAGGTATCTGGTCTGATCCATGACCAGTCTGCCACAGGTTCTACCCTGTTCATCGAACCGATGTCTGTTGTAAAACTGAATAATGATTTAAAAGAGCTTTACGGCAAAGAGCAGGAAGAGATCCAGGTGATTCTTGCACGCTTAAGCGCCGATGTTGCAGAATATATCGACTCCATCCGCACCGACTACAAAGTCATGACGGAGCTGGATTTCATATTTGCAAGAGGAAATCTCGCAATCAACATGAACGCAAGCAAGCCAATCTTCAATACGGAAGGCCGGATCCATATCCGTGAGGGCCGCCATCCGCTGTTAGATAAGAAGAAAGTCGTTCCGATCACCGTCACACTCGGTGATACCTTCGACCTTCTGATCGTAACCGGACCGAACACCGGCGGTAAGACCGTTTCGTTAAAGACGGTCGGATTATTTACCCTGATGGGTCAGGCAGGACTTCATATTCCTGCGCTGGACCGTTCGGAACTGGCAATTTTTGAAAATGTATATGCCGATATCGGAGATGAGCAGAGTATCGAGCAGAGCCTCAGTACCTTCTCTTCTCATATGACGAATATCGTTTCGTTCTTAAAACATGTAGACGAACATTCTCTGGTACTGTTCGATGAGTTGAATGCAGGAACCGACCCTACCGAAGGTGCTGCTCTTGCGATCGCCATCTTAAGCTATCTGCACCAGAGAGGCATCCGTACCATGGCAACGACACACTACAGCGAACTGAAAGTCTTCGCACTTTCCACACCGGGCGTTGAAAATGCCTGTTGTGAATTCGATGTAGAGACGCTCAGTCCGACTTACCGCCTTCTGATCGGTATTCCGGGAAAGAGTAATGCATTTGCCATCGCAGGAAAACTCGGACTTCCGGATTATATCATCGAAGATGCCAAGACACATCTGACCGAACAGGATGAATCCTTCGAAGACCTGTTAACCGATCTGGAGACAAGTAAACGTACCATCCGAAAAGAGCAGGAAGAGATCGAACACTACAAACGTGAACTGGCACGTCTCGAAGAAGAGACCCGTCAGAAACGTGATAAATTAGAAGAACAGCGTGACCGTATCATCCGCGAGGCCAATGAAAAGGCTCATGAGATCCTGGCCGATGCCAAGGAAACAGCCGATGAGACCATGCGTAATTTCCACAAATTCGGCAAAGCCAATATCTCCGTTGCCGAGATGGAAAAGGAACGTGAGCGTCTCCGCAAGAAGATGAACGCGACACAGAATTCCATGAAGACAGATACCAAGAAACCAAAAAAGGCTTACAAACCAAGTGATTTCAAACTTGGAGAATCTGTCAAGGTACTGAGTATGAACCTGACCGGATCTGTCACTTCACTTCCGGATTCCAAGGGAAATGTCACCGTACAGATGGGAATCTTACGTTCCACAGTTAATATTTCCGATCTGGAGATCATCGATGAAGCGCCGGCATATTCATTTGCCAAAAGAACCCGTCAGACCGGTAAAGGCAAAGTCAAGATGGGCAAATCTCTTGCGATCAGTCCTGAGATCAACCTTCTTGGTAAAACAGTCGATGAAGCGATCGCCGAGCTGGATAAATATCTGGACGACGCCTCGCTTGCACACCTCAGTTCTGTAAGAATCGTTCACGGTAAAGGAACCGGAGCTTTAAGAGCCGGTATCCATAAATATCTGAAACGGCAGAAACATGTCAAATCATTCCGCCTTGGCGCATTTGGCGAAGGTGACGCCGGCGTAACGATCGCTGAGCTGAAATAA